The following coding sequences are from one uncultured Desulfobacter sp. window:
- a CDS encoding thioesterase domain-containing protein, which yields MYISKLAGNVRETNALIVHKNNRATLRLFCFPYAGGGAAIFRAWPKFLPDTVELCGVQPPGRENRISENPIANVHELVARLLPSLVPWFDKPFIFYGHSTGGLVAFEMIRALRRQQLPLPHHLIVSGARAPHIPEPFPLHHLPRATFIQQLRRFSGTPETVLENRELMDIYIPILRADLAIEEKYTLKEEAPVNIPITAIYGSQDDEAPKSVMAPWERYTTDSFELIGQQGGHFFINSAREDFLSCISRITAFLK from the coding sequence ATGTATATATCTAAGTTAGCCGGAAATGTTCGGGAAACTAACGCTTTAATAGTACATAAAAATAATAGGGCGACCCTGAGGTTGTTTTGTTTCCCCTATGCCGGAGGCGGAGCCGCAATTTTTCGAGCCTGGCCTAAGTTTTTACCGGATACCGTTGAGTTGTGCGGAGTTCAGCCACCAGGCAGGGAAAACCGTATCAGCGAAAATCCCATTGCAAATGTACATGAACTTGTGGCTCGACTTTTACCATCATTGGTCCCATGGTTTGACAAGCCTTTTATTTTTTACGGACACAGTACCGGTGGATTGGTCGCATTTGAAATGATCAGGGCGCTGCGCCGGCAGCAATTACCCCTCCCCCACCACCTGATTGTTTCAGGGGCAAGGGCTCCCCATATTCCAGAACCGTTTCCTTTACATCATCTACCAAGGGCGACGTTCATACAACAGCTGAGACGATTTTCCGGAACGCCTGAGACCGTGCTGGAAAACAGAGAATTAATGGACATTTATATACCCATTCTTAGAGCCGATCTTGCCATTGAGGAGAAGTACACCCTAAAAGAGGAAGCGCCTGTTAACATACCGATAACGGCCATTTACGGTAGCCAGGATGATGAGGCCCCAAAATCAGTTATGGCTCCCTGGGAGCGATATACCACGGATTCTTTTGAATTGATCGGCCAGCAAGGCGGACATTTTTTTATCAATTCCGCCAGGGAGGATTTTTTATCATGCATTTCCCGTATAACAGCTTTTTTGAAGTAA
- a CDS encoding IS3 family transposase (programmed frameshift) — protein sequence MIQKILLNPGTPMVNFSKEANVPNSTVATWLRNYKKRNGSTVGSKKKTWSAERKFQAVLETASLSEAEKNEYCRKHGIYPEQLEEWKKDCISGCRKSPDQNFVKKTKQKEQELQRKTKALEKELTRKEKALAEAAALLVLKKKVQGHLGGQRGRMIPTEDKMQILSLVEEACKSGARQCKACEIIGISERTLQRWQKKTTAEIEDKRPHAERNPANKLSEEEKHMIIDICNSQEYGSLPPSQIVPMLCDQGIYVASEASFYRTLRENGLQNHRGKTRYKTNKKPTGFTATGPNQVWTWDITYLPAALKGSFYYLYMITDIYSRKIVAWEVHDRQSDELASELVKRGYLSEGVNGNEIVLHSDNGSPMKGATMLCTLQQLGVVPSFSRPSVSNDNPYSEALFKTLKYAPSYPSGPFESLEACREWVLNFVRWYNNVHRHSGIKFVTPNERHTGADRTILEARQKVYLEAKAKKPERWSRGIRDWTVVTEVSLNPEKNDNRPAA from the exons GAATGGGAGTACAGTGGGCTCGAAGAAGAAAACCTGGTCAGCCGAGAGGAAATTTCAGGCAGTATTGGAAACTGCGTCGTTAAGTGAAGCAGAAAAAAATGAATATTGCCGGAAACATGGAATATACCCGGAACAGTTAGAAGAGTGGAAGAAAGACTGTATATCCGGATGTAGAAAGAGCCCCGATCAAAATTTTGTCAAGAAAACCAAGCAAAAAGAGCAAGAATTGCAACGCAAGACTAAAGCCCTTGAAAAAGAATTAACCCGTAAGGAGAAAGCGTTAGCAGAAGCTGCCGCCCTGCTTGTGTTAAAAAAAAAAGTCCAGG GACATCTGGGGGGACAAAGGGGAAGAATGATTCCTACTGAAGACAAAATGCAGATATTGTCTTTGGTGGAAGAAGCTTGTAAATCCGGTGCTCGCCAATGTAAGGCTTGTGAAATAATAGGAATTTCAGAAAGGACCTTACAGCGGTGGCAGAAAAAAACGACTGCTGAAATAGAAGATAAGCGCCCCCATGCAGAAAGAAATCCTGCAAACAAATTGTCTGAAGAAGAAAAACATATGATTATAGATATTTGTAATAGTCAGGAGTATGGAAGCTTACCGCCAAGCCAGATTGTTCCCATGCTTTGTGATCAGGGGATCTATGTCGCATCCGAAGCAAGCTTCTATAGGACACTGAGAGAGAACGGTCTTCAGAACCATAGAGGTAAAACCCGGTATAAAACAAATAAAAAACCGACGGGTTTTACAGCAACAGGGCCTAATCAGGTCTGGACATGGGATATAACCTACCTTCCAGCGGCGCTAAAGGGTTCGTTTTATTACCTTTATATGATAACGGATATTTACAGTCGTAAGATAGTAGCTTGGGAAGTCCATGACAGGCAAAGTGATGAGCTGGCCTCCGAGCTTGTAAAAAGGGGGTATCTGTCAGAGGGTGTAAATGGCAATGAAATAGTGCTTCATTCAGATAATGGCTCCCCGATGAAAGGTGCGACCATGCTGTGCACTCTTCAGCAACTTGGAGTTGTCCCCTCATTCAGTCGGCCGTCGGTAAGTAACGATAATCCTTATTCAGAAGCATTGTTCAAAACCCTGAAATATGCCCCTTCATACCCTTCCGGCCCTTTTGAGAGCTTGGAGGCCTGTAGAGAATGGGTACTGAATTTTGTTCGCTGGTACAATAATGTCCACCGTCACAGTGGTATAAAATTTGTTACCCCAAATGAAAGGCATACAGGGGCAGATAGGACGATTTTAGAGGCCCGTCAAAAGGTATATCTGGAAGCAAAGGCAAAAAAACCAGAACGTTGGAGCCGTGGAATCAGAGATTGGACTGTGGTAACAGAAGTCTCTCTTAATCCTGAAAAAAACGATAACCGTCCAGCAGCTTAA